Below is a window of Enterococcus gilvus ATCC BAA-350 DNA.
TTACGCTGTCTAATTCCGCTTTGCGCTCTTCGTCTTTTGCTAAGACCCATGGCTCTGTTTCATCAATGTACTTGTTCGCACGAGAAACCAGCGTCCACACTTCTGCTAGGGCATTGTTGAATTCCATTTTGTCCATTGATTCGCGGTAGCGGCTAACAACATTTGCTGCAGTCGTGGATAACTCGCTGTCAAAATCTGTCACCAATGATTTATAGGCAGGAACCATCCCATCACAATATTTATTGATCATCGCGACTGTACGATTCAACAAGTTTCCTAAGTCATTCGCCAAGTCATAATTCACTCGAGCAACAAAATCCTCTGGTGTAAATACACCATCTGAACCAAACGGGATTGCTCTTAATAGGTAGTAACGAACGGCATCCAATCCGTAACGTTCTACCAACATTTCTGGATATACGACATTTCCTTTTGATTTCGACATTTTGCCGTCTTTCATCATCAACCAGCCGTGACCATAGATTTTTTTCGGCAATGGCAATTCAAGAGCCATCAACATGATTGGCCAATAGATCGTATGGAAACGAACGATTTCTTTTCCGACCATTTGCACATCTGCCGGCCAATATTTTTGGAACAAGCTGTCATCATCAGAGCCGTATCCTAAAGCAGTGATATAGTTTGATAATGCATCGATCCATACATACACCACGTGTTCAGGATTCGCATTGACAGGGATTCCCCATTTAAAGGTCGTCCGTGAAACAGCTAAATCTTCCAAGCCCGGTTTGATGAAATTATTGATCATTTCATTCTTACGCGATTCAGGCTGAATAAATTCAGGATGCTCTTCGTAATAGTCCAATAAACGATCCGCGTACTTACTCATACGGAAGAAATAAGATTCTTCACGAACCAATTCTACTTCATGTCCACTTGGTGCTTTCCCACCGATCACATTGCCTTCTTCATCACGGTATACTTCTTCCAGTTGTGTTTCTGTGAAATATTCTTCATCCGAAACAGAATACCAGCCTTCATATTCCCCAAGATAAATATCGCCTTGCTCCAACAACTGGTCAAAAATCTTTTTGACCGCTGCTTGATGGTACCCATCCGTCGTACGGATGAATTTATCGTAGCTGATATCGAGCGTCTTCCATAATTTTTTGATGTCCGTCGCCATCTTGTCTACGTATTCCTGTGGTTCTACGCCAAGTTCATCGGCTTTCTTTTCAATTTTTTGTCCGTGTTCATCGACCCCAGTCAAATAAAACACATCAAAACCCATCATGCGTTTGTAGCGTGCAATCGCATCACAGGCAATCGTTGTATAAGAATTCCCAATGTGCAGTTTGCCACTTGGATAATAAATCGGCGTTGTAATATAAAATGTTTCTTTCTCTGCCATGAGGCTCCTCCTTTAAAAATAGATTCTCTCGTAGTATACCATAAAAGGGCTTTGCTTTTAAGAAAATGAAAGAACCTGCTCTATTTATTGGAAACTGATTTAATAACCTAAAATAAATCAAAAAACAGCAAGTCTACCTCGACTCGCTGCCTTCCTTATTTTCGTAAAATTTTTTCCATCTTTTTCCCTTTGGCTAACTCATCGACCAGCTTATCTAAGTAGCGAATTTTTTGCATCAAGGGATCGTCAATTTCTTCTACGCGATAACCGCAGATCATGCCTGTTATCAAGACAGTATTTTCGTTTAATCGGGGAACTTCCGCAAAAAAAGTCTCCATATCAACGCCTGTATCCAACTGCTGCTGCAGCCCGTTTTCATCATAGCCTGTCAACCAATAAATCACTTGGTCGAGCTCTTCTTTCGTGCGTCCTTTTTTCTCAACTTTCTGAAGGTACAATGGATAGATGGACGCAAAGCTCATTTTAAAAATCTTACTCATATACTGACCCCTTCTTTATAAAAAATGCAATACTATAAGAAAAATACAAAAAGAAATAATCAACCCAGCACCCGCAACAATTCCTTGTTTGAGCTGTTGATCTAGATCAACCTCTTTTCCTTTTAGTCGATCTATTTTAAATTGAAAAGCAAACATCGTAATAAAATTTGCTGCGGCCGCCATCACTATATAATAGGTCAGTTCGCGATGGGGAATATCTTCTGGTAAAAAAATCACGACTAATAAGAGTAACGCGGTCAGTATAGGCCCTACAAAATACAAAACGGACAATTTTGCGATCGTTTCTTTGTGTTTGATCTCTTTCACCACATCTGAATCTTTCACCAATAGGTCGTCCAAAGATAGTTTAAAAATTGTTGATAAACGCAACACGCTTTCAATATCGGGGATCGTCTTCCCTGTTTCCCAATTTGAGATCGTTCGTTTTGATACAAAAATTCTATCGGCTAATTGTTCCTGTGTCCATTCCGCTGCCTGCCGTTCGCTTTTGATTCGTTGACTGATTTCCATTCCCTCATCGCTCACCTTCAATAATTGAATTTCATGAATCAAAATTACTTCAATTGTGCCAAAAAGTCGATAGAAAGTTCTTTCTACCCTTGATATAACAGCCTTTCTATGACCGTGTCACGCCGTCTTGTCTTGCGGCTTCTGCGACCTTTAAGGTGATCAAATCGACGACATTTTCATCGAAAGCCGATGGAATGATATAGTCAGAGGTTAATTCCGAGTAAGGGATCGAATCCGCGATCGCATGGGCACAGGCAAGCTTCATGCGGGGGGTGATCCGTTTTGCTTCTGCTGTGAAGGCCCCACGAAACAATCCTGGAAAAGCGAGCACATTGTTGATTTGGTTTGGAAAATCGGAACGACCGGTTCCTACCACAGAAGCTCCGCCAGCGATCGCCTCTGCGTAGGTGATTTCTGGTTCAGGATTCGCCATAGAGAAAACGATGTTCCCCTCATTCATAGAGGCTACCATTTCTTTCGTCACTAGATTTGGTGCAGATACACCGATAAAAACATCTACTCCGACAAATGCTTCTGCCATCGTGCCCGTAAAATCCTTAAGCGTAATCAAATGTAAAATTTCCTTTTCAACGAAGGTCGCATTGGGCATCTGCTCATTCAATGCGCCATCTTTATTGAAGGCAACGATGTTCTTCACGCCTAGATCGACAAGCATATGAATAATCGCACTACCTGCTGCACCAATTCCTGAGATCACAACGTTTAGATCCTGTGGTTCCTTTTTTACCAGCTTCAACGCATTGATCAATGCCGCAGTCACGACAACTGCGGTCCCGTGTTGATCGTCATGAAAGACAGGAATATCCAGCGCTTCGATCAACGCCCGCTCGATTTCTACACAGCGGGGAGCGCTGATGTCTTCCAAATTGATCCCTCCAAAGGTCGGCGCGATGGCTTTGACGATTTGGATAATTTCTTGTGGGTCTTTTGTATCTAAACAGATTGGCACTGCATCGATACCGGCAAACTCCTTAAAAAGCAATGCTTTTCCTTCCATCACCGGCAATGCGGCTTCTGGTCCGATGTCTCCCAGCCCCAAGACAGCCGTCCCATCGGTAACCACGGCGACACTGTTGCCTTTCCAAGTGTAATCATAGGCCTTGTTTTTATCCTCTGCGATTTTCCGACAGGGCTCTGCCACGCCTGGTGTATAGGCTAAGGACAGGTCTGTTTTGTTTCGTACTTTGGCTTTACTTGTCACTTCGATTTTTCCGTGCCATTTTCTATGCGCAGTCAACGCTTCATCATAAATAGTCATCAATCGTATCTCCAATCATTTTTTCTGGTCGTACCCAAGACTCATATTCTTCCTCCGTCACATAGCCTAAAGATAACGCGGATTCCTTCAATGTGGTTCCTTCGTTAAATGCTTTCTTCGCGATTTCAGCCCCTTTGTCGTAGCCGATATGTGTGTTCAATGCCGTCACTAGCATCAACGACTTCTCCAAAAGCTCCGCCATCCGTTCTTCGTTTACGACCAATCCCTTCAGACAGTTTTCAGTGAAGGAATGGAGAGCATCTGCTAACAATCGGACGCTCTGCAATAAATCAAACGCGATCAAAGGCAAATAAACATTCAGTTCAAAATTCCCTTGTGATGCCGCCACACCGATCGCCGTATCATTTCCCATGACCTGTACCGCGACCATTGCCAAAGCTTCACATTGTGTCGGATTGATTTTCCCTGGCATGATCGAGCTCCCCGGTTCATTGGCAGGCAAGGTGATCTCGCCTAAGCCGCTGCGAGGTCCGCTTGCCATCCAGCGGATATCGTTCGCCATTTTCATGCTGTTTGCTGCTAAGGCCTTTAGTGCGCCGCTGACAAATACAACGGCATCCCGATTGGCTAACGCATGAAATTTATTTTTTTCACTGGTAAAATGTATCCCTGTTTCTTCACCTATCGCTTCAATAAAGGCTTCTTCATACGCTTTTGACGCGTTCAACCCAGTACCTACTGCTGTTCCTCCGATTGCCAACTGATGTAATTCCGCTAAGCTGTGGATCAGCATATTTTCGTTGTGCTCCAATGCAGAGCGCCACCCGCTGATTTCTTGCGCAAAAGTGACCGGCGTCGCGTCTTGTAGATGGGTCCGCCCAATTTTGATCACATGCTGATTGTTCTCTTCTAGCTCTTCTAATACACCGATCATCTCATGGATCGCTGGTAATAACGTTCGTTCAATCGTAAATGTTCCTGCAATATGAAGCGCTGTCGGAAAAA
It encodes the following:
- the metG gene encoding methionine--tRNA ligase, coding for MAEKETFYITTPIYYPSGKLHIGNSYTTIACDAIARYKRMMGFDVFYLTGVDEHGQKIEKKADELGVEPQEYVDKMATDIKKLWKTLDISYDKFIRTTDGYHQAAVKKIFDQLLEQGDIYLGEYEGWYSVSDEEYFTETQLEEVYRDEEGNVIGGKAPSGHEVELVREESYFFRMSKYADRLLDYYEEHPEFIQPESRKNEMINNFIKPGLEDLAVSRTTFKWGIPVNANPEHVVYVWIDALSNYITALGYGSDDDSLFQKYWPADVQMVGKEIVRFHTIYWPIMLMALELPLPKKIYGHGWLMMKDGKMSKSKGNVVYPEMLVERYGLDAVRYYLLRAIPFGSDGVFTPEDFVARVNYDLANDLGNLLNRTVAMINKYCDGMVPAYKSLVTDFDSELSTTAANVVSRYRESMDKMEFNNALAEVWTLVSRANKYIDETEPWVLAKDEERKAELDSVMVHLAESLRIVAILLQPIMTQTPKRIFEQLGLNSEQMNLETIHFGEFPEETKVTPKGKPIFPRLDMEEETAYIKEKMSEGSQPEEEKIKWDPEETELVSVKDKDIKFDVFDKVELKVAEVMACKKVEGADKLLQFRLDAGDNQDRQILSGIAEYYADPESLVGKKLIIVANLKPRKMRGEISQGMILSAEAPDGTLKVVEAPEEMPNGAVVG
- a CDS encoding DUF2200 domain-containing protein, translated to MSKIFKMSFASIYPLYLQKVEKKGRTKEELDQVIYWLTGYDENGLQQQLDTGVDMETFFAEVPRLNENTVLITGMICGYRVEEIDDPLMQKIRYLDKLVDELAKGKKMEKILRK
- a CDS encoding helix-turn-helix domain-containing protein, with amino-acid sequence MIHEIQLLKVSDEGMEISQRIKSERQAAEWTQEQLADRIFVSKRTISNWETGKTIPDIESVLRLSTIFKLSLDDLLVKDSDVVKEIKHKETIAKLSVLYFVGPILTALLLLVVIFLPEDIPHRELTYYIVMAAAANFITMFAFQFKIDRLKGKEVDLDQQLKQGIVAGAGLIISFCIFLIVLHFL
- a CDS encoding NAD(P)-dependent malic enzyme, encoding MTIYDEALTAHRKWHGKIEVTSKAKVRNKTDLSLAYTPGVAEPCRKIAEDKNKAYDYTWKGNSVAVVTDGTAVLGLGDIGPEAALPVMEGKALLFKEFAGIDAVPICLDTKDPQEIIQIVKAIAPTFGGINLEDISAPRCVEIERALIEALDIPVFHDDQHGTAVVVTAALINALKLVKKEPQDLNVVISGIGAAGSAIIHMLVDLGVKNIVAFNKDGALNEQMPNATFVEKEILHLITLKDFTGTMAEAFVGVDVFIGVSAPNLVTKEMVASMNEGNIVFSMANPEPEITYAEAIAGGASVVGTGRSDFPNQINNVLAFPGLFRGAFTAEAKRITPRMKLACAHAIADSIPYSELTSDYIIPSAFDENVVDLITLKVAEAARQDGVTRS
- the fumC gene encoding class II fumarate hydratase, which codes for METRIEQDSIGPIEVPKEAWWGAQTERSRQNFKIGGEKMPQELLHALVLVKKMAAIANQRTGKLEAEKAMAIQKAADLLLKGEHWEKFPLVVWQTGSGTQSNMNANEVIAHLATQNDLAVHPNDDVNMSQSSNDVFPTALHIAGTFTIERTLLPAIHEMIGVLEELEENNQHVIKIGRTHLQDATPVTFAQEISGWRSALEHNENMLIHSLAELHQLAIGGTAVGTGLNASKAYEEAFIEAIGEETGIHFTSEKNKFHALANRDAVVFVSGALKALAANSMKMANDIRWMASGPRSGLGEITLPANEPGSSIMPGKINPTQCEALAMVAVQVMGNDTAIGVAASQGNFELNVYLPLIAFDLLQSVRLLADALHSFTENCLKGLVVNEERMAELLEKSLMLVTALNTHIGYDKGAEIAKKAFNEGTTLKESALSLGYVTEEEYESWVRPEKMIGDTIDDYL